Part of the alpha proteobacterium U9-1i genome, GTTGTCGCCCACGTCCCCCTCCCCTTCGCTTCGCTCAGGACCTCCCCCGCACGCGGGGGAGGACGTTTCACAATGTGCGGCACAGGCGCGAACGGCGCGAGCGCGGCGGAAAGCACGGTTGGCCCCGCGCCCGGACCACCACCGCCGTGTGGCGTGGAGAACGTCTTGTGCAGATTGATATGCATCGCGTCGACGCCGAGATCGCCCGGGCGCACGCGCCCGACGATGGCGTTGTAGTTCGCGCCGTCACAATAGAAGTAGCCACCCGCGCCGTGGATGAGATCGGCGATCTCCTTCACATCGCGCTCGAACAGGCCGCACGTGTTCGGGTTCGTCACCATCACAGCCGCGACATCCGGCCCAAGCTTCGCTTTCAACGCTGCGATATCGACGCGCCCGTCTTCCGTGCCCGGCACTTCATCGACGCTGAACCCGCACGCCGCCGCCGTCGCCGGATTTGTGCCGTGCGCGGAGCTCGGCACCAGCACGCGCTTGCGCACGTCGGCCTCGCCACGCGCTTCAAGCGCGGCGCGGATCGCCAGCATGCCGCAAAATTCGCCGTGCGCGCCGGCCTTCGGCGAAAGCGCCACGGCGGGCATGCCGGTGAGCGTCATCAGCCAATGCGCGACCTCATCCATCAGTTCGAGCGCGCCTTGGATCGTGGCGGTCGGCTGCAGCGGATGCAAATCCGCGAAACCTTCCATGCGCGCGACGCGCTCGTTCAAGCGCGGATTGTGCTTCATCGTGCACGAGCCGAGCGGGAAGAAACCAAGATCGATCGCGTAATTCTTCTGCGACAGACGCACGTAATGGCGGACCGCTTCGGGCTCGGAGAGCCCAGGCAAAGCCAGCGCCGCTTTCCGCTTCAGGCCGCCGAGCGAATCCTTACCGCCTTTCGGCTTCGGCAGATCAACGCCCGTCGTCTCGGCGTGACCGACTTCAAAGATCAGCTGCTCGGCCTGCAACAGGCCGCGATTGCCGGAGGTGGTTTCGGTGATCATGCGCAAACCTCAAAATTCTTGGCGCTCCGCTCCCCCTCGATGGGGGAGCTGTCAGCGCGCAGCGCTGACTGAGGGGGTGCGCCATCTGTCGGTGACGGATGGGCCTCGCGAGGCATTGCTTGCAACTTCGAGGGCGCACCCCCTCCGCCGCTTCGCGGCGCCTCCCCCATCGAGGGGGAGGCGGGAGCTTCGCCGTTCAAAAGCTTGCGGGCGCTCATCACAACACCGCCTTCAACGCTTTGACGAACGCGGCGATGTCTTCATCGGTGTTGGTCTCGGTGGCGCAGGTGATCAGCACATCGTCCATGCCGGCTGCGGGATCGAGGCGGCTCATGGCGACGCCCGCGATCACGCCTTTAGCGGCGAGCGCATCGACCACGCCTTGCGCGGGCTTCGGCAGCTTCAGCGCGATCTCGTTGAAGAAGCGCTTCGTCAGCACCTCGACGCCCTTCACGCCGGCGAGCGCATCGGCCAGCGCCATCGCTTTCTCGTGATTGAGCGCGGCGAGCTGCGAAAGCCCTGCTTCGCCGAGCAGCGTCATGTGCATTGTCCAGGCGAGTTGGCAGAGGCCGCTGTTCGTGCAGATGTTCGACGTCGCCTTCTCGCGGCGAATGTGCTGTTCGCGCGTGGAGAGCGTGAGCACGAAGCCACGCTTGCCATCCGCGTCCAACGTTTCGCCGGCGACGCGGCCGGGCATTTGGCGGAGGTATTTTTCCTTCACCGCGAACAGGCCGACATACGGCCCGCCGAAATTCAGCGCATTGCCGATCGATTGGCCCTCGCCGCAGACGATATCCGCGTCCATCGCGCCCGGCGGCTCGATCATGCCGAACGCCAAGCATTCGGTGAAATTCGCCACCATCAGAGCGCCCGCGCCGTGCGCTGCGTCCGCGATCGGTTTCAGATCAGTGATCGTGCCGAACACGTTCGGCGATTGCACGATGACGGCCGCGACATCGGCGCCGAGCGCCAAGGTGACCGCCGCTTCATCGTCCACCGCCGCCGGCAGCGCGACGACCTCAAGCCCCAACGCTTCACACGCGGTGCGCGCGGTCGAGACGTAATGCGGATGCACCCCGCCGGAGAACACGATCCTGTTCCGCTTCGTCACGCGCGCGGCCATCATCGCCGCTTCGGCGCAGGCGGTTGAGCCGTCATACATGGAGGCGTTCGACACCTCCATGTTCAGCAACATCGCCACTTGCGACTGAAATTCGTAGAGCGCCTGCAGCGTGCCTTGCGCGATTTCCGGCTGGTACGGCGTGTAGGCGGTGAGAAATTCGCTACGCTGGATCAGATGGTCCACGCTCGCCGGCACATGATGGCGATAGGCACCCGCGCCGAGAAAAAACGCGGTACGGCCAGCTGGCGTGTTCTTTTCCGCCAGGCGCTGCAAATGCCGCGTCACCTCTAATTCGCCCTGCGCTTTTGGCAGGTCGACGTGCGTCTTCAGCAGCGCGCCCTTGGGCACGTCCGCATAAAGCTCGTCGATCGATTTGGCGCCGACGAGCGCCAGCATCTGCTTACGATCCGTCTCGGTGAGGGGGAGGTATCTCACGGGTTCAGTGCTCCATGGCCCCCTCCTCTTGAGAGGAGGGGGTTGGGGGTGGGGTGATGCGCGACGCGTGCAGGCTCGCGCGCGACACAACGGAAAGTGGATTCTGAGAGCGCGGAGCTTCACCCCGCCCCCTGCCCCCTCCCCTTAAGGGGAGGGGGAGATGTTCGGCCGAGCGTGGCATCAAAGGCCCTTCACGTAAACCGCGTAGGCGGCCGCATCCATGAGCGCGTCGAGCTCGGCTTTGTTCGACGGCTTCAGCTTCACGAACCAGCCGTCGCCATCGGCGCTCTGGTTTACGAGATCGGGCGAGCCGGAGAGCGCGTCATTGACGGCGACGACTTCGCCCGCGACCGGCGCGTACACGTCCGATGCCGCTTTCGCGCTTTCAACGACGGCCATCTCGCCGCCGGCGCTCACGGCTTTGCCGACGCCCGGCAACTCGACATACACAACGTCGCCCAATTGCTCAGCGGCGTAAGGCGTGATGCCGACCGTCGCGACGTCGCCGTCGAGGCGCACCCATTCGTGATCCTTGGTGTATCGCGTCGTCATCACTTGGTCCCCTTACGTACGTAATTGTGCGGAACGAATGGGAGGGTTACGACCTCCGCGGCGCGCGGCTGGCCGCGCACAATGAGGTCGATCGCTGTCCCCGGTGTAGCGAAGGCGGCGTCGACATAGCCCATCGAAATCGGCGCATTCAGGATCGGCGAGAACCCGCCGCTGGTGACAACGCCAATCTTCTTGCCGTTCGCATGAATCTCAACGCCCTCCCGCGCCGGCGCGCGATCTTTCGGGCGAATGCCGACGCGCTTGCGCGACGCGCCTTCCGCCAGTTCACGCTGCACGCGCGCGCCGCCCGGAAAATCACCTGCCTCGCGGCGGCGCTTTTGGATCGTCCAAGCGAGATCGGCTTCGATCGGCGACGTGGTCGGATCGAGATCGTGCCCGTAAAGGCAAAGCCCTGCTTCAAGCCGCAGCGAATCCCGCGCGCCGAGGCCAACGGGTTTCACCTCCGGATGCGCGAGCAGCGCTTCGGCCAACGCCGTCGCATGTTCCGCGCGCACCAGAATTTCGTAGCCATCCTCGCCCGTATAGCCAGAGCGCGTGATCGTGAGGCGCCCGAACGCGTCGTAGCGCTTCACACTCATGAAGCTCATATCAGCCAACGCCGGATCGATCACCGCGCTCGCGACCACATGCGCGCTCGGCCCTTGTAGCGCCAGCAAGCAGCGATCATCAGCGCGCACGAGGTTGGCCTCGCCCTTGGTCGCCGCTTCGATCAACGCCCAATCTTCGTTTTTGCAGCCTGCGTTGACGACGATGTAGAGATCGCCCGCCGCGCCCGGCTCCGCCGGCCGCGCGATCATCAAATCATCCAACACGCCGCCATCGGCGTTGGTGATCATCGTGTAACGAACTTGGCCGGGCTTCAGCGCTTGAATGTCCGCCGGCACGAGCCGTTCGATCAAAGACGCCACCTTCTTGTGCGCTTCCTCGCCTTCAAGCCCATGGCCCTTCGGCAGCGCAAAGAAGCTCGGCCCCATGTGCGAAACATCAAACAGACCCGCGTGTTGGCGCGTCCAAGTGTGTTCGGCGATCAGGCCTTCGAACTGGATCGGCATGTCGTAGCCCGCAAAGTCCGCGAACTTCGAGGTGCGCGCGCGCCAAAGCGCGTCGAGCGGCAGCTTCTTCAGGTTCGTGGCTTCGGTCATGTGTGCGGATTCCCAGGTACAAGCGACGCGCGCGAAACATCGCACGCGGCCCCCGCTGTCCCTGGCGCCTGAGAGATTTACTCCTTCGGCGGCCGCACCTCCCTCGTGTTCAACGAGGCCATGCGGCTCTATCCAGCGTGTTCATCCCCCCGCGGTCCGGTTCCCTGAGAGTTTCCGGGGCGGTTGCTCCTTCGGGGGCGCATCCCAAAAAAATGGGTTGGGGGCGCTCTCTCCCACGGGGTTCGCTTGTCTGGCCGTTTCGGGGCGACTCAACGTCGGCCCGGTCCGTTAAGGCGGAAACTGGGCTGGGGGCGCTGGAGAGTCAATCAAGCCGCCCAGATGCTCGCATCACCGCGCAGAATCGCCTCGGCTTCCGGCGTATATTTGCCCTCTGAAGCGTCGGCGGGATGCAAATCATACCCACCCCACAGCACCAAGGGCGCACGTGACCCTTTCCGAGCGCGCACGACAATCCTGGATGCGCCCGCCCCGACATGGGGGCGGATTGGAACGATCTCGACGCCTCCCAAACGTCCGTCCAACGCGGCCAGAATGTCGCCCACGCGATGAGCGCGATGGATCAACGTCAGGCTCGCGCCCGAACTCATCTTGTTGGACCAGACCTTGATCCAGTCCTCAATCGGCCGCTCCTCTACGTGCGCGGCGCGTTTGTCGTCGCTGGGGGTTCGCCCTTCGCTTGGATCATCATACGGCGGATTGAAAAACACAGCGTCGAAAACGCCGATCTCAGCCGGCGGATGGAGCGCGTCGCCTTCGATCAACTCAACCCGATCGCCGACTCCATTCAACGCGATATTCTCGCGCGCCAACGCTGCATAAGCAGCGTCGCGCTCGATCCCCACACAACTCACCTTCGGCGAGGCTTTCGCAACCGCGAGCAGCGCAGCGCCGACGCCGCAGCCAAGCTCAATCACGCGCCCGTTATCGACACCGTGCATCGCGGCCGCGAGCAAAACCGTATCCAAATTGATCCGATAGCCGCGTTTCGG contains:
- a CDS encoding glycine dehydrogenase; protein product: MRYLPLTETDRKQMLALVGAKSIDELYADVPKGALLKTHVDLPKAQGELEVTRHLQRLAEKNTPAGRTAFFLGAGAYRHHVPASVDHLIQRSEFLTAYTPYQPEIAQGTLQALYEFQSQVAMLLNMEVSNASMYDGSTACAEAAMMAARVTKRNRIVFSGGVHPHYVSTARTACEALGLEVVALPAAVDDEAAVTLALGADVAAVIVQSPNVFGTITDLKPIADAAHGAGALMVANFTECLAFGMIEPPGAMDADIVCGEGQSIGNALNFGGPYVGLFAVKEKYLRQMPGRVAGETLDADGKRGFVLTLSTREQHIRREKATSNICTNSGLCQLAWTMHMTLLGEAGLSQLAALNHEKAMALADALAGVKGVEVLTKRFFNEIALKLPKPAQGVVDALAAKGVIAGVAMSRLDPAAGMDDVLITCATETNTDEDIAAFVKALKAVL
- a CDS encoding aminomethyltransferase, with the translated sequence MTEATNLKKLPLDALWRARTSKFADFAGYDMPIQFEGLIAEHTWTRQHAGLFDVSHMGPSFFALPKGHGLEGEEAHKKVASLIERLVPADIQALKPGQVRYTMITNADGGVLDDLMIARPAEPGAAGDLYIVVNAGCKNEDWALIEAATKGEANLVRADDRCLLALQGPSAHVVASAVIDPALADMSFMSVKRYDAFGRLTITRSGYTGEDGYEILVRAEHATALAEALLAHPEVKPVGLGARDSLRLEAGLCLYGHDLDPTTSPIEADLAWTIQKRRREAGDFPGGARVQRELAEGASRKRVGIRPKDRAPAREGVEIHANGKKIGVVTSGGFSPILNAPISMGYVDAAFATPGTAIDLIVRGQPRAAEVVTLPFVPHNYVRKGTK
- a CDS encoding glycine cleavage system H protein, giving the protein MTTRYTKDHEWVRLDGDVATVGITPYAAEQLGDVVYVELPGVGKAVSAGGEMAVVESAKAASDVYAPVAGEVVAVNDALSGSPDLVNQSADGDGWFVKLKPSNKAELDALMDAAAYAVYVKGL
- a CDS encoding tRNA (adenine37-N(6))-methyltransferase TrmN6 yields the protein MSNGEFTEDAIFNGRVIVRQPKRGYRINLDTVLLAAAMHGVDNGRVIELGCGVGAALLAVAKASPKVSCVGIERDAAYAALARENIALNGVGDRVELIEGDALHPPAEIGVFDAVFFNPPYDDPSEGRTPSDDKRAAHVEERPIEDWIKVWSNKMSSGASLTLIHRAHRVGDILAALDGRLGGVEIVPIRPHVGAGASRIVVRARKGSRAPLVLWGGYDLHPADASEGKYTPEAEAILRGDASIWAA